A window of the Parvularcula bermudensis HTCC2503 genome harbors these coding sequences:
- the mfd gene encoding transcription-repair coupling factor, with the protein MALVSATSSISAERAWQEPGPLTVHGAPEGADALIIAQAVSQAGGLIVHIARDASRAAALAGSLAFFAPQVPIVRFPAWDCLPYDRLSPSPEIVAARMAALSTLNAHNGKTPLVIVTTVNAMTQRVPSQALISTASFSARPGASVSMDELISFLTMNGYARASTVREPGDYAVRGGLIDLFPPGTDEPLRLDFFGDTLETIRAFDPNTQMTTHQRQDVHLSAASEALLNDETISRFRSGYLAQFGAPGDDPVYEAVSAGRRQAGMEHWLPLFYDGLETVFDHLGDALVFVDHLGDEAARERFDQIADYYETRREDMTAREDQKGGLDIVPYRPMPPDRLYITPAEWDAALTATRLRPLTPFSAPEGKRAFDFGAKKGRPFTAERAAGQNVFEAVAAHIAAMRKSRKVIIAGWTAGSADRLKSVLADHDVDGMTSALSWPEAKDQPLPVVALPLENGFETDDLCFIAEQDILGDRLVRRSKTKRADNFLTEASSLSVGDLIVHVDHGIGRYDGLETLEVGGAPHDCLILTYQKGDKLFLPVENIELLSRFGSDDPSHPLDRLGGGAWQSRKAKMRERIRLMAEELIAIAAKRAARRAEELAPPSGAYDEFAARFPYTETDDQLNAIDDVISDLSRGRPMDRLVCGDVGFGKTEVALRAAFVAAMSGRQVAVIAPTTLLVRQHFRGFVERFQGFPVKIRQLSRFVSAKEASATREGIKNGDVDIVIGTHALLSKHVAFRDLGLLIIDEEQHFGVKHKERLKEFRGDTHVLTLTATPIPRTLQLSMAGIRDLSLIATPPVDRLAVRTTIGPFDPVVARETLLREHYRGGQSFYVVPRLSDIDTVADFLRHQVPEIKFEIGHGQMSATELEDVMNGFYDGKFDVLLATTIIESGIDVPTANTLVVHRADMFGLAQLYQIRGRVGRSKQRAYAYLTTSPRKKMTEGAEKRLKVLQSLDTLGAGFTLASHDLDIRGAGNLLGEEQSGNVKDVGVELYQHMLEEAVANLRDGNDETDETWSPTINIGTAVLIPDHYVADLDVRMSLYRRLSDLTASEEIEAFAAELIDRFGPLPSEVDHLLQIVGIKMLCRRANVEKIDAGPKGAVIGFRKEAFPNPIGLVNYLSSSPLDLKVRADQKLVFKQEWPNETFRLKGCRKILTILAKIAEEDA; encoded by the coding sequence ATGGCGCTTGTTTCGGCGACGTCTTCTATCTCCGCCGAGCGGGCGTGGCAGGAACCGGGGCCCCTTACCGTCCATGGCGCCCCGGAGGGCGCCGACGCCTTGATCATCGCGCAGGCGGTGTCTCAGGCGGGGGGGCTTATCGTGCATATTGCGCGGGACGCCAGTCGTGCGGCGGCTTTGGCGGGGAGCCTGGCTTTTTTCGCGCCGCAGGTGCCGATTGTGCGCTTTCCCGCATGGGATTGTCTGCCCTATGATCGGCTGTCGCCGTCGCCGGAGATTGTGGCGGCCCGAATGGCGGCGCTTTCGACCCTCAATGCCCATAATGGCAAGACGCCGCTGGTCATCGTGACGACTGTGAACGCGATGACCCAGCGGGTGCCCAGCCAGGCATTGATCTCGACGGCCAGCTTCTCGGCCCGTCCCGGCGCATCCGTCTCAATGGACGAATTGATCAGTTTCCTGACGATGAACGGCTATGCCCGCGCCTCGACGGTCAGGGAGCCTGGTGATTATGCCGTAAGGGGGGGATTGATCGATTTGTTCCCGCCGGGAACGGACGAGCCCCTTCGTCTCGACTTTTTCGGCGATACGCTGGAGACGATCCGCGCCTTCGATCCCAATACGCAGATGACGACGCATCAGCGACAGGATGTGCACCTTTCGGCGGCCTCCGAAGCGTTGCTGAATGATGAGACGATTTCGCGATTTCGTTCCGGCTATCTCGCGCAATTCGGTGCCCCAGGGGACGATCCCGTTTATGAAGCGGTGTCGGCCGGTCGCCGTCAGGCGGGGATGGAGCATTGGTTACCGCTGTTCTATGACGGTCTCGAAACGGTTTTCGATCACCTCGGCGACGCCCTCGTCTTCGTTGACCATCTGGGGGACGAGGCGGCGCGCGAGCGGTTCGATCAAATCGCCGATTATTATGAGACCCGCCGCGAGGACATGACCGCGCGGGAGGACCAAAAGGGCGGCCTCGATATCGTGCCCTATCGGCCGATGCCGCCGGATAGGCTCTATATCACCCCGGCGGAATGGGATGCGGCATTGACGGCAACCCGCCTTCGTCCGTTAACGCCCTTTTCGGCGCCCGAGGGGAAGAGAGCCTTCGATTTTGGGGCCAAGAAGGGACGGCCCTTTACCGCCGAGAGGGCTGCGGGACAAAATGTCTTCGAAGCCGTCGCGGCGCATATCGCCGCCATGCGAAAAAGCCGGAAGGTCATTATCGCGGGATGGACCGCTGGGTCTGCGGACCGACTGAAAAGCGTTCTGGCCGATCACGACGTCGACGGCATGACGTCCGCCCTGTCCTGGCCGGAGGCCAAGGACCAGCCTTTGCCGGTTGTCGCTCTCCCCCTCGAAAACGGTTTTGAGACGGATGATTTGTGCTTTATCGCCGAACAAGACATTCTCGGCGATCGCCTCGTTCGACGAAGCAAGACAAAGCGGGCGGATAATTTCCTCACCGAAGCGTCATCGCTGTCCGTCGGTGATTTGATCGTCCATGTGGATCACGGGATCGGTCGCTATGACGGGCTTGAAACCCTTGAGGTTGGCGGCGCGCCCCATGATTGTCTGATCCTCACCTATCAGAAGGGAGACAAGCTCTTCCTCCCGGTGGAGAACATCGAGTTGTTGAGCCGTTTCGGCTCTGATGACCCAAGTCATCCCCTCGACCGCCTGGGCGGGGGGGCCTGGCAGTCGCGCAAGGCGAAAATGCGCGAGCGTATCCGGCTGATGGCGGAGGAATTGATTGCCATCGCTGCGAAACGGGCCGCCCGCCGGGCCGAGGAGCTCGCGCCGCCCTCGGGGGCTTACGACGAATTTGCCGCTCGCTTTCCCTATACCGAAACCGACGATCAATTGAACGCCATCGACGATGTCATCAGCGATCTCAGCCGCGGACGACCCATGGACCGATTGGTGTGCGGTGATGTCGGGTTCGGGAAGACCGAAGTCGCCTTAAGGGCGGCGTTTGTCGCCGCCATGAGCGGTCGGCAAGTGGCGGTCATCGCCCCGACGACATTGTTGGTGCGTCAACATTTTCGCGGTTTCGTCGAACGTTTTCAGGGGTTTCCGGTCAAGATTCGGCAGTTGTCGCGCTTCGTAAGCGCCAAGGAGGCGAGCGCCACGCGCGAGGGCATCAAGAATGGCGATGTCGATATCGTGATTGGGACCCATGCCTTGTTGAGCAAGCACGTGGCGTTTCGCGATCTCGGCCTCCTGATTATCGATGAAGAACAGCATTTTGGGGTGAAGCACAAAGAGCGTCTGAAGGAATTTCGCGGCGACACCCATGTCTTGACCCTGACGGCGACGCCGATCCCCCGGACCTTGCAACTCTCCATGGCGGGGATTCGGGATCTGTCCCTGATTGCCACCCCGCCGGTGGACCGCTTGGCCGTCAGAACGACGATCGGCCCCTTTGACCCGGTCGTGGCGCGGGAGACCTTGTTGCGTGAGCATTATCGCGGGGGGCAAAGTTTTTATGTGGTGCCCAGACTTTCCGATATCGACACGGTAGCAGACTTCCTTCGCCATCAAGTGCCGGAGATCAAGTTTGAAATCGGCCACGGGCAGATGTCCGCGACGGAACTCGAAGACGTGATGAACGGCTTCTATGACGGCAAATTCGATGTGCTGCTGGCAACGACGATTATCGAAAGCGGTATCGATGTGCCTACGGCGAATACCCTCGTCGTCCATCGTGCGGATATGTTCGGCCTCGCTCAGCTCTATCAAATCCGGGGGCGGGTCGGCCGCTCGAAACAGCGGGCCTATGCCTATTTGACGACGTCACCGCGAAAGAAGATGACCGAGGGCGCCGAAAAGCGACTGAAAGTGCTTCAGAGCCTCGATACGCTGGGGGCGGGATTTACTCTCGCCAGTCACGACCTCGATATTCGTGGGGCGGGCAACCTTTTGGGGGAAGAGCAATCGGGCAATGTCAAAGATGTGGGCGTCGAACTCTATCAGCATATGCTGGAAGAGGCGGTCGCCAATCTGCGCGACGGGAATGACGAGACGGATGAGACCTGGTCACCGACGATCAATATTGGGACCGCGGTCCTGATCCCCGATCATTATGTCGCCGATCTGGACGTCCGAATGTCTCTTTATCGTCGGCTCTCGGATTTAACGGCGTCCGAAGAGATCGAAGCTTTCGCCGCAGAACTGATCGACCGGTTCGGGCCGTTGCCGAGCGAGGTGGACCATTTGCTCCAGATCGTCGGCATCAAGATGCTCTGTCGGCGGGCGAATGTGGAGAAGATTGATGCCGGGCCGAAGGGGGCAGTCATCGGCTTCCGCAAAGAAGCCTTTCCCAATCCGATCGGCCTCGTCAATTATCTCAGTTCAAGTCCCCTCGACCTCAAGGTCAGGGCCGACCAGAAACTTGTGTTCAAACAGGAATGGCCGAACGAGACCTTTCGGTTGAAAGGATGCCGAAAAATCCTGACGATCCTTGCGAAAATTGCCGAAGAAGACGCCTGA
- a CDS encoding Dps family protein — protein MATTETIAQKLLQVLGNTYVLYGKTHSYHWNVTGARFHALHNLFEEHYRAMWESLDDIAERIRTLGVTAPLSTREMAEASSIKENDNAVPSADTMLQNLVSDHTTWLEDAEGALDEASDVGDTGTEDLLSTLIAAHEKMRWMLKSSIDD, from the coding sequence ATGGCTACGACCGAAACCATCGCCCAAAAACTGCTTCAGGTGCTTGGCAACACCTATGTGCTCTACGGCAAGACCCACAGCTATCACTGGAATGTGACCGGCGCGCGCTTCCACGCTCTGCATAATTTGTTCGAGGAACATTATCGCGCAATGTGGGAGAGCCTCGATGATATCGCCGAGCGGATTCGCACGCTTGGCGTGACAGCGCCGCTCTCCACGCGGGAAATGGCCGAAGCCTCGTCGATCAAGGAGAACGATAACGCGGTGCCGAGCGCCGACACGATGCTGCAAAACCTCGTCTCAGATCACACAACATGGCTTGAGGATGCGGAAGGCGCCCTCGACGAAGCCTCCGATGTGGGTGACACGGGGACCGAGGATTTGCTCAGTACCTTGATCGCCGCGCACGAAAAAATGCGGTGGATGCTGAAAAGCTCTATCGACGACTAA
- a CDS encoding pyridoxal phosphate-dependent aminotransferase translates to MEISLSGDIARVGPSATMAVTQKARDLQAAGRDVLTLSMGELDFETPAPVKEAAIAAIAAGETRYTAVDGTPALKAAITEKYRRDHDFLLSPEEIVATTGGKFLIYAALRATLEPGDEVIIPSPYWVSYPGIVRMCGAVPVILATQAGQGFLPDPQTLKATMTPKTRWILLNFPNNPSGATLPLEHAAALAEVIEAHPRALVLSDDIYELIRFDASPPGPLFAKMKGMRERTLTVNGVSKSHAMTGWRLGFGAGPAPLMAAIRRVAGQTTSNPCSISQAAAVAALGMEPSFLTDWRTALRTRRDLVVRTLNRIEGISCLSPSGAFYVFPDINGVVKRKGLADDTAFCTALLDEEALALVPGSAFGAPGFVRLSFAAADSVLEEAMGRLKRFCA, encoded by the coding sequence ATGGAAATATCTCTCTCCGGCGACATAGCGCGTGTCGGCCCATCGGCGACAATGGCGGTTACGCAAAAAGCACGAGATCTCCAAGCGGCGGGGCGAGATGTCCTCACCTTGTCGATGGGGGAGCTCGATTTTGAGACGCCTGCGCCGGTCAAAGAGGCCGCGATCGCGGCGATTGCGGCGGGGGAGACCCGCTATACGGCCGTGGACGGGACACCTGCGCTCAAAGCGGCGATCACGGAAAAATATCGGCGAGATCACGATTTTCTCCTTTCGCCCGAGGAAATCGTCGCCACGACCGGCGGCAAATTCCTGATCTATGCCGCTCTCCGGGCGACGTTAGAGCCTGGCGATGAGGTGATCATTCCGTCGCCCTACTGGGTCAGCTATCCCGGGATCGTCCGGATGTGCGGGGCCGTGCCGGTAATCCTTGCCACCCAAGCGGGGCAGGGGTTTTTGCCCGATCCCCAGACCCTTAAGGCGACCATGACGCCGAAGACGCGCTGGATTCTTCTCAATTTCCCCAACAATCCCAGCGGCGCGACCCTTCCTCTTGAGCATGCGGCAGCCCTTGCCGAGGTCATCGAGGCGCACCCCCGGGCCCTGGTTCTGAGTGACGATATCTATGAACTCATCCGGTTTGACGCATCGCCGCCCGGTCCGCTCTTTGCGAAGATGAAGGGGATGCGCGAGCGGACGCTGACGGTGAACGGGGTTTCCAAGAGCCATGCGATGACGGGCTGGCGTCTCGGCTTCGGCGCCGGTCCTGCCCCCCTTATGGCGGCGATCCGCCGGGTGGCGGGACAGACAACCTCGAACCCCTGTTCGATCAGTCAAGCCGCGGCTGTCGCTGCGCTTGGGATGGAGCCTTCCTTCTTGACCGATTGGCGGACGGCGTTGCGGACCCGTCGCGACCTCGTCGTTCGCACGCTCAACCGGATTGAGGGGATCAGCTGCCTTTCCCCCAGCGGGGCGTTCTATGTCTTTCCGGATATCAACGGCGTTGTGAAGCGGAAGGGGCTGGCGGATGACACGGCCTTTTGCACGGCCCTATTAGATGAGGAGGCGCTGGCCCTCGTGCCGGGGAGCGCCTTTGGGGCGCCGGGATTTGTCCGCCTGTCATTTGCCGCGGCCGATAGCGTCCTTGAGGAGGCAATGGGACGTCTCAAACGCTTTTGCGCCTGA
- a CDS encoding mechanosensitive ion channel family protein has translation MRFHLIQAQADPSVTVDGVVSSVTQSAQETWSWLLGSGTQWAIWAAVAVGIFLVLRLLRSILSGIFQSSKLPQKSVRNIISRLFAATNSLFLLVFSFVVTRPFFIDDLSDRWSAVIGYVFIIAAALQVAFWARVIVKALLNSLVANTAEEESTLENARSLITLFANFAIFAIAVIFILQNLGQDVGALIAGLGVGGLAIGLAAQSVFRDLFASLSIILDKPFVKGDFIAWSGFLGTVQKIGLRTTRLTSLSGEQLVVSNDDLLSNVIKNFRRMNERRVVQTLGVTYQTPRRVLEILPERLRELLEGREGVRFDRSHMSGYGDSAITFETVYYVLSRDYAQHMDLQQDILLDIHKLFEDLGAEFAYPTQTLFIEGEWATGQST, from the coding sequence ATGCGGTTTCACCTGATTCAAGCCCAGGCGGATCCTTCAGTAACGGTTGACGGCGTGGTGTCGTCCGTCACCCAATCGGCGCAGGAGACCTGGTCGTGGCTTCTTGGGTCCGGCACGCAATGGGCCATCTGGGCGGCCGTCGCGGTGGGAATCTTCCTCGTCTTGCGCCTATTGCGGTCGATTCTCTCTGGCATTTTCCAGTCGTCAAAATTGCCGCAGAAATCGGTCCGCAACATTATCTCACGCCTATTCGCCGCAACGAATTCGTTGTTCTTGCTGGTTTTTTCATTCGTCGTCACCCGCCCATTCTTTATCGATGATTTGTCAGACCGCTGGTCTGCCGTCATCGGCTATGTCTTCATCATCGCAGCGGCGCTCCAGGTGGCCTTCTGGGCACGGGTGATCGTCAAGGCGCTGCTGAACAGTCTCGTTGCCAATACCGCCGAGGAAGAATCGACCCTCGAAAACGCCCGGTCGCTGATCACCCTCTTCGCGAATTTTGCGATCTTTGCCATTGCGGTCATCTTCATCCTCCAGAATTTGGGGCAGGATGTTGGCGCCTTGATCGCCGGCCTCGGGGTTGGGGGGCTTGCCATTGGTCTTGCGGCCCAGAGCGTCTTTCGGGACCTCTTTGCGAGTCTGTCGATCATCCTCGACAAGCCCTTCGTGAAAGGGGATTTCATCGCTTGGTCGGGCTTTCTGGGGACGGTTCAAAAGATCGGTCTTCGCACGACCCGGCTGACCTCCCTGTCGGGAGAGCAGCTTGTCGTCTCGAACGACGACCTGCTTTCCAATGTGATCAAGAATTTCCGTCGCATGAATGAGCGGCGGGTCGTGCAAACGCTTGGCGTGACCTACCAAACCCCTCGGCGGGTGCTCGAGATTTTGCCGGAGCGACTGCGTGAGCTGTTGGAAGGACGGGAAGGCGTGCGCTTCGATCGCAGCCATATGTCCGGATATGGCGACAGCGCGATCACATTCGAAACGGTCTATTACGTGCTCTCCCGTGATTACGCCCAGCACATGGATCTTCAGCAGGATATCCTCCTCGACATCCACAAGCTTTTCGAGGACCTCGGCGCAGAATTCGCCTATCCGACGCAAACCCTCTTTATCGAAGGGGAATGGGCGACCGGGCAGAGCACCTGA
- the rpsF gene encoding 30S ribosomal protein S6 has protein sequence MPLYEHVFVARQDISPAQVEALTDELQTIIRENGGEIRKSEYWGLRNLQYKINKNRKGHYSLMNIDSPSEAIVELERQMRIKEDILRFMTLKVEEHDDEPSPVMSRRDRD, from the coding sequence ATGCCTCTATACGAGCATGTCTTTGTTGCGCGTCAGGATATCAGTCCGGCCCAGGTTGAGGCGCTGACCGACGAATTGCAGACTATCATTCGCGAAAACGGCGGCGAGATCCGCAAATCCGAATATTGGGGTCTGCGGAACCTTCAGTACAAGATCAACAAGAACCGCAAAGGCCATTACAGCCTGATGAATATCGACTCTCCCTCCGAGGCGATCGTCGAACTTGAGCGGCAAATGCGGATCAAGGAAGATATTTTACGCTTCATGACCCTGAAGGTCGAAGAACATGACGATGAGCCCTCGCCGGTCATGTCGCGACGCGACCGCGATTAA
- the rpsR gene encoding 30S ribosomal protein S18, translating into MAKTFFRRRKTCPFSGEKAPKIDYKDPKLLGRYISEKGKIVPSRISAVSAKKQRELARAIKRARFLALLPYTTE; encoded by the coding sequence ATGGCTAAAACATTTTTCCGTCGTCGGAAAACCTGCCCCTTCTCCGGTGAGAAAGCGCCGAAGATCGACTATAAAGATCCCAAGCTGCTCGGCCGCTATATCTCGGAAAAGGGCAAGATCGTGCCCTCCCGGATTTCCGCCGTCAGTGCCAAGAAACAGCGCGAGCTGGCCCGTGCCATCAAACGGGCGCGGTTTCTCGCCCTTCTCCCTTACACGACGGAGTAA
- the rplI gene encoding 50S ribosomal protein L9 produces MQVILLERVEKLGSIGDEVSVKDGFARNFLLPRKKALRATDANRKVFEAQREAIEQENAEAREKAERLSSSIADKTFVVIRSASDMGQLYGSVSARDIAEIATTKKLKLQRNQVLLNAPVKELGIFPVRVMLHPEVIVNIKINVARSQEEAEAQERGENILAKKEEGVEQVVGTGEFDEFGEAPAETPAATQGADAHSDEAEDRA; encoded by the coding sequence ATGCAGGTCATTCTCCTAGAGCGGGTTGAAAAGCTCGGCTCCATCGGCGACGAAGTGAGCGTCAAAGATGGGTTCGCCCGAAATTTTCTCCTTCCCCGCAAAAAAGCGCTTCGCGCCACGGACGCCAATCGCAAGGTCTTTGAGGCACAGCGCGAAGCCATTGAGCAAGAAAACGCCGAGGCGCGCGAGAAGGCCGAACGCCTGTCGTCGTCCATCGCGGACAAAACCTTTGTCGTCATCCGGTCCGCGTCGGACATGGGTCAGCTTTACGGATCCGTCAGCGCACGGGATATTGCCGAGATTGCGACCACGAAAAAGCTGAAGCTTCAGCGTAATCAGGTCCTTTTGAACGCGCCGGTCAAGGAATTGGGAATTTTCCCCGTTCGCGTGATGCTTCACCCTGAAGTCATTGTGAACATCAAGATCAATGTGGCGCGCAGTCAAGAAGAGGCTGAAGCGCAGGAGCGGGGCGAAAACATTCTCGCCAAGAAAGAAGAAGGCGTCGAACAGGTCGTTGGGACTGGTGAATTCGACGAATTCGGCGAGGCGCCGGCCGAGACCCCGGCGGCCACCCAAGGGGCGGATGCGCACAGCGATGAGGCCGAAGACCGCGCCTGA
- a CDS encoding replicative DNA helicase has product MADGSSHTGFGSDAKVPFSIEAEQAVLGAILFDNEVFYRVSSFLKSDHFYDPVHGRIYETIEKLIVGGRLASPVILATFLEQEPAFKDVGGEAYLSDLARAVPSTVGAQDYARVVFDFATSRGLIRLGTDMIEKAQAVDLDDDPQEQLAAAEAKLYALAETGRFGSGFESFENALKTAIELTNAAYQRGGGLAGVSTGLRDLDEKLGGLHPSDLIILAGRPSMGKTALATNIAVNAAKAYLPERQADGSIKAKSGGVVGLFSLEMSAEQLAGRILSEFSNIPSEKIRRGDIDQSDFEQIYEAARQLNDIPLHIDDTGGLSIGQVAARARRLKRQHGLDLLVLDYLQLLSGSKKAGDNRVQELTEITTGLKALAKELNVPILALSQLSRQVEAREDKRPQLSDLRESGSIEQDADVVMFVFREEYYLGRAEPKEGTAEHVEWQEKMSDVMGQAEVILGKQRHGPIGTVKLAFDPRRTRFGNLASPDRFPDPGL; this is encoded by the coding sequence ATGGCAGATGGCAGCTCTCACACAGGTTTTGGTTCCGACGCGAAGGTCCCCTTTTCGATTGAGGCGGAACAAGCCGTTCTAGGCGCGATTTTATTCGACAACGAAGTATTTTATCGCGTCTCGTCTTTTCTCAAGTCCGATCACTTCTATGACCCGGTTCACGGACGAATTTACGAGACGATCGAAAAATTGATCGTCGGCGGGCGTCTTGCCAGTCCGGTGATCCTGGCGACCTTCCTCGAACAGGAACCGGCCTTCAAAGATGTTGGCGGCGAGGCGTATTTGAGCGACCTGGCGCGCGCGGTTCCCTCGACCGTTGGTGCCCAGGACTATGCCCGGGTGGTCTTCGACTTTGCCACCTCTCGCGGATTGATCCGTCTTGGAACGGATATGATCGAAAAGGCGCAGGCGGTCGATCTCGACGATGATCCGCAGGAGCAATTGGCCGCGGCAGAGGCGAAACTCTACGCGCTGGCGGAAACCGGCCGCTTCGGTAGCGGATTTGAGAGCTTCGAGAACGCCCTCAAGACCGCAATAGAGCTGACAAACGCCGCCTATCAGCGAGGCGGCGGCCTTGCGGGCGTGTCCACCGGCCTCCGTGATCTCGATGAAAAGCTCGGGGGCCTCCACCCCTCCGACCTGATTATTCTCGCTGGACGTCCCTCCATGGGGAAGACCGCGCTGGCGACCAATATCGCGGTCAACGCGGCTAAGGCCTATTTGCCCGAACGCCAGGCCGATGGCAGCATCAAAGCCAAATCCGGCGGGGTTGTGGGGTTGTTCAGTCTAGAGATGTCGGCCGAGCAGCTTGCCGGTCGTATTCTGTCTGAGTTCTCGAATATTCCGTCGGAGAAAATCCGCCGCGGCGATATCGATCAATCCGACTTCGAACAAATCTACGAAGCGGCGCGCCAGTTGAACGATATCCCGCTGCATATCGACGATACCGGCGGCTTGTCGATCGGCCAGGTCGCCGCGCGGGCCCGACGCCTGAAACGTCAGCATGGGCTCGATCTTCTCGTGCTCGACTATCTCCAGCTCCTCTCTGGCTCCAAAAAGGCCGGCGATAACCGTGTGCAGGAGCTGACCGAGATCACCACGGGGCTGAAAGCCCTGGCGAAGGAACTGAATGTGCCGATCCTCGCCCTGTCGCAATTGTCGCGGCAGGTCGAAGCGCGGGAAGATAAGCGGCCCCAGCTGTCCGATCTTCGGGAATCGGGGTCGATCGAGCAGGACGCCGACGTGGTCATGTTCGTGTTCCGCGAGGAATATTATCTCGGTCGCGCCGAACCCAAGGAAGGCACAGCCGAACATGTCGAATGGCAGGAGAAGATGTCCGATGTGATGGGGCAGGCGGAGGTGATCCTTGGCAAGCAGCGCCACGGCCCCATCGGCACCGTCAAGCTCGCCTTCGATCCGCGCCGCACACGCTTTGGGAATTTGGCCAGTCCCGACCGCTTTCCCGATCCTGGTCTTTGA
- a CDS encoding alanine racemase has product MSSPPASPTLTVDLGALGRNYDELKRRTGGTSAVAPVVKANAYGLGMHAIARTLYREKGARLFFTATCREALALLVDGQRFFDDAPPRVYVLNGFDGDRALQEKVGYLPILSDWQDVGDWVAGGGGPCGISVDIGMNRLGMSFQDAGGLPQDTRLNPDDVQLIMMHLSHSGDPTAPENELQAEKFFTSGMMLARLYPKAQFSLSNSGGILLGLAPEQQIVRAGYALYGGAPNGLPGQGLDQVTTFEASVLQVRDIGSGESVGYNGTWRAERPTRLAVLGAGYADGIQRALSNRGAVWLGGGLCPIRGAVSMDLVTVDITDAPSPVTRGDKAEIWGAQIDLDLVARQAGTIGYDLLTGVGSRVERIYRLAPQAPRPPAGSGGQ; this is encoded by the coding sequence ATGTCCTCCCCCCCGGCTTCCCCGACCCTCACCGTCGATCTCGGCGCTCTCGGTCGTAATTACGACGAATTGAAACGCCGCACCGGCGGCACCAGTGCCGTGGCCCCCGTGGTCAAAGCCAATGCCTACGGGCTTGGCATGCACGCCATCGCCCGGACGCTCTATCGGGAAAAAGGGGCCCGCCTCTTCTTCACGGCGACCTGTCGCGAAGCCCTGGCGCTGCTCGTCGACGGCCAGCGGTTTTTCGATGACGCACCGCCGCGGGTTTACGTTCTCAATGGCTTTGATGGTGACAGAGCCCTGCAGGAAAAAGTCGGTTATCTCCCGATCCTAAGCGACTGGCAGGATGTCGGCGACTGGGTGGCCGGCGGCGGGGGACCTTGCGGAATCTCCGTCGATATCGGCATGAACCGACTGGGCATGAGCTTTCAGGACGCCGGCGGCCTGCCCCAGGACACCCGTCTCAACCCAGACGATGTGCAGCTGATCATGATGCACTTGTCCCATAGCGGCGACCCCACCGCCCCGGAAAACGAGCTCCAGGCCGAGAAGTTCTTTACCTCAGGGATGATGCTCGCCCGGCTCTATCCGAAGGCGCAATTCTCCCTCTCCAATTCCGGCGGGATCCTGCTGGGCCTTGCCCCCGAACAACAGATCGTTCGCGCCGGCTATGCCCTCTATGGCGGGGCGCCCAACGGCCTGCCGGGTCAGGGCCTCGATCAGGTCACCACCTTTGAGGCATCGGTGCTGCAAGTCCGCGATATCGGGAGCGGCGAGTCCGTCGGGTATAATGGGACCTGGCGGGCCGAGCGCCCCACCCGCCTTGCGGTGCTGGGGGCGGGCTATGCCGACGGCATCCAGCGGGCCTTGTCCAATCGCGGGGCCGTGTGGCTCGGCGGGGGCCTGTGCCCCATCCGAGGGGCCGTGTCGATGGATCTTGTCACCGTCGATATCACTGATGCCCCCTCTCCCGTCACACGGGGAGACAAAGCGGAAATTTGGGGGGCACAGATCGATCTCGATCTCGTGGCGCGCCAGGCAGGGACCATCGGCTATGACCTGTTGACGGGGGTGGGGTCGCGGGTCGAGCGCATCTATCGGCTCGCCCCCCAGGCGCCTCGCCCCCCCGCCGGATCAGGGGGTCAATGA